The Blastomonas sp. SL216 DNA window CGCGGCCCGCAGACGACCTGCTCTATGACGCGGCGATGCGCCTGGCCCCGGCGGACGCTGACTCGAGCCTGCTGATCGTCGCGATCGACGAGCCCAGCCTGGAGGCACTGGGGCGCTGGCCCTGGCCGCGACGGCTGCACGCCGAACTGCTCGACCGGCTGGCCGAAGCCCGCCCGCGCTCGATCACGCTCGACCTATTGCTCACCGAGCCTGCCGCCGACGACCCCGCGCTTGCGGCGGCCATGCGCGCGGCACCGGTCGGTCTGCCCGCGCAGTTCCTGATCCCCGGCCGCGATGGCCGCGCGTTCGAGCGGATCGACCCGGTCCCGGCCCTCGCCCGGGCGGCCCGGATCGGCCATGCCAACACGCTGATCGACAGCGACGGCACGGTGCGATCGGCCGCATCCTGCTTCAACCCCGCCCCCGGCATCGCGCCGCTGCAGCACCTTATGCGGATCCAGGGCACTCCTGGGTCTGGCAACGGCTGCGCGCCGCAGCGCCTGCGCTTTGCGCCGCCCGAAAGCTTCGCCACCATTTCCTATGTTAGCGTGCTGCGCGGCGAGGTTCCGCCTGCACTGATCGCGGGACGCCGGGTGCTGATCGGCATGACCGCGCAGGGCCTGGGCGATCGCTATCCGGTGCCGGTATCGGATGGCGGCAACATGCCCGGCGTGGAGATTAACGCCAATATCGCCAATGCCCAGCTGCAGGACGCATGGGTGCACAGCCCATCGCTGCCGGTCCGCCTGGCAGCGGCGCTCGCCCCGGCCTGGCTGCTGATGATCGCCTTCTGGCGCATTCGTCCGCGCGCGGGCAGCCTGCTCGCGCTGGCGCTGATGCTGGCGACGCTGGCGATCAGTACCGCCGCGCTCGCCGCGCATTGGTGGATCGCGCCGGGACCGGCATTGCTCGGGTTGGCCCTGGTCTATCCGCTCTGGGGCTGGCGCAGGTTGCAGGCGACCAGCGACTATATGGGCGGCGAGCTGGCCAGGCTGGAACAGGAAGAGGCGCTGCCGCTGACCCGGCAGGACCCGATCGATACCGACCATGTCACCCGTCAGGCGCGGCAGTTGGCCCGCGCCATTGCCCAGCTGCGCGATCTGAAGCGGCTGGTCGGCGATGCGCTGGCCGGGTTGCCCGATCCCGCGCTGGTCAGCGACCTTGCCGGCCGCATCGTGCTGACCAATGGCGCAGCGCGCAGCGCCTTTGGCGACGAGCTGGAGGGCGTGGACGCCGCCGCGCTGCTCGCCGATATCGGGCTGCCCATGGCGCGGCAGACGATTGCGGCCTATCTCGCCAGCCCGGCCCAGGGCCATATCGAGTTCGAGGCGCGCGACGGCCGGGCCTTTGTGCTGCGCCGCGCGGCGATCATCAGCGCGGATGGCCAGCCCCAGGGCCAGATCGATTACCTCACCGACATCACCGCCATCGCGCTGGCGCGGCGGGAACGCGAGCGGATGCTGCAGCTGCTGTCGCACGACATGCGCGCGCCGCAGGCGGCCATCCTGGCGCTGCTGGCGCAGGACGATGCCGGAATCGACCGGGCACGCATCGCCCGCCATGCGCGGCAGACGCTGACCCTGGCCGACAGCTTTGTCGATCTTGCCCGCATGCAGGAACGCGGCTTCGATCCCGAACCGGTGATCGCGGCGGACCTCGCCAGTGAAGCGGCGGACAGCTTGTGGCCCATCGCCCAGCAGCGCGGCGTGCAGATCACCGTCATCGATGAGAGCGACTGCGCCTTTGTCGCGGCCGAGCGCGAAAGCCTGTTCCGCGCGTTCGTCAACCTGATCGACAATGCAGTGAAATACAGCCCGGACCAGGGCGAGGTGAAGGTCCGGATCGACTGCGCCGCTGATCAGGTGCGCCTGAGCGTGCGCGATCACGGCAAGGGCATCGATCCCGCCATCCTGCCGCGCCTGTTCGAACGCTTTGCCAGCGACGGTGCTGGCGACATGGTCAAGGGCATCGGTCTGGGGCTGAACTATGTCGCCGCCGTGGTGCAACGCCATGGCGGCACGATCACCGCGCAGCCGGCCAATGGCGGCGGCGCGGAATTCATCATCACCCTGCCGCTGGATGCTTCGGCCTAGCGCCTGCCCTTGCGCGCCACCTGAAGGGTGCCGCTGCCCGCATCCAGCCGGTCCACCGCTGCGCTGACCAGATAGGGCAGAGTATCGTTCAGCGCTGCCTTGCAATGATATTCGGACGCAGCACCGGAAAAGGCGATGGCACCGCTGACGCGGTCGGTCAGCGTGATCGTCAGCCGATGGTCGCGCTTGGCACAGCCCTGGTTGTTGCTGCGGTCGGCAGCGGGTGCCAGCGTGGCGACAGGCTTGCCGAAATCGTCGCCAGTCTTGAGCGTGATGGTCGCCGGGCGATCGGCCAGCGTGACGGCGAGCAGATAATCGCCTTCCTGCGCCTGCCTCCAGCCGCGCTGGCGCAGCGCCGCTGCCACCATGTCGCGTGCCTGGCCGGGCAGCACGCCCAGATCATCCGGCACCGGCGCGATCGCAAAGCTGGCACGCGGCGCGATCGGCACCGGTGCGGTTGCATCGATCCGGGTGACCACCGGCGATGCACATCCGGCGAGCAGCAGCACCGCTGCAAAGGTGACGCCGCGCATCATTTCGCAGGCCATTCGAGATTGGCGATCGCCACGACCAGCGCCAGCCCGGAGGACAGGCCGTTGACAAAGGCGTTGCGCTCCACGTTCACATATTCGTCGACCGAATGCGCGCGGCCACCGCCACCGCCCGAGCCGATGGTGATGGCCGGAATGCCCATGCTCATCGGGATATTGGCATCGGTGGACGATGCCTGGAGCTGGGTCTCGAACCCGTGATCGGCCAGCACCCGGCGGCTGGTGACGACCAGCGGATGCGTATCCGCGGTGCTGCCCGCAGGCCGGTCGCCGATCCGGGTCTTTTCCGCCGCGATCATCCCGACATTGGTCGAGCGGGCATAATTTTCTGCAGCCACGGCTTCATCGACGATGGTCAGGAAGCGCTGCTCCAGACGGTCGAGCGCTTGTGGATCGGGCGAGCGCATGTCGACCTGAAGCTCGATGCGGTCGGGGATCGAATTGACCGAGGTGCCGCCCGAAACGACGCTGGCCGCATAGCTGGTGCGGGGATTGCCGGGCACATCGGTCTCGTATAGCCGTCGCACGGTATCGGCCATCGCCACCATCGGGTTGACGATGCCGAACGCGCCATAGCTGTGCCCGCCCGGGCCAGTGAACGCGATATTGTAGCGCTTGGACCCGACCGCCTGATTGACGATGCGCGAGGGATCCGAACCGTCGACCGAGACAAAGGCGGCAATCCTGTCCTTGTACGCGTTCTTGGTGAACAGGTGGCGCACGCCGCGCAGATCGCCCGGCCCCTCCTCGCCCACCGTGGCGACGAACAATATGTCGTTCCTGGTCTGGACCTTGGCGGCGTTCATCGCGCGGATCCAGGCCAGCAGACCGGTCAGCCCGACCGTATCGTCGCCAACGCCCGGTGCATTGAGCGTATTGCCTTCACGCCGCACCTTCACATCGGTGCCCTTGGGGAAGACCGTGTCGAGATGCGCGGTGATCGCCACCAGCGGACCGCCGGCTGCGACCGTCCCGCGGCGAATTCCGGTGACATTGCCCTCGGCGTCAATGGTGACCTCGGCCAGGCCCAGCGCCTTGAACTGCTGCTGGAAATATTGCGCGCGCGCCTGCTCGCCGAACGGCGGCGCGGGGATTTCTGTGATCGTGATCAGTTCCTTGACGATCCGGTCGTAATCGGCCGCCAGCGCGGTCTTGGCGGCGCTGGCATCCTGCGCGAGCCCGGGCGCGGTGAGGCTGGCGCTGAGCGCCAGTGCGGCGATGAAACGGCGGATGGTCATGTGTTCCCCTTGTTCAATTCTGACTCCCCTCCCTGCAAGGGAGGGGTTGGGGGTGGGTAGAGCGTCCAGGCGCAAACGTCGCGCAGACGACCCACCCCTGCCCCTCCCTTGCAGGGAGGGGACCACCTTGTTTATCAATCCCGCGTGAGCAGGAAATACACCACATAGAACCACGAGAAAAAGCCGTGGATGATCGCCCAGAGCACCGATTTGTGCGCGGTATAGCTGATGGCAATCGCGAGCGCGCTGCCGAAGCCGACGCCGTTGCGGACGACTTCCTTCTGGACGATGATCCGCCGCTCGCTCATGCCGCCTTGCGCGCCGAAGCGGAGACTTCCGCGTTGAGCATCTCGGCCACCTCGAACGCCACTTCGAGCGACTGCGCCGCGTTGAGCCGCGGGTCGCAATGCGTGTGGTAACGATCGCCCAGCGCCTCGTCGGTAATCGCGATCGCGCCGCCGGTGCATTCGGTGACATTCTGCCCGGTCATCTCGATATGGATGCCGCCCGCATGCGTGCCCTCGGCGCGGTGGACCGCGAAGAAGCCGCGCAATTCGGCCATGATCCGTTCGAACGGACGCGTCTTGAAGCCGCTGTCGGACTTAACGACATTGCCGTGCATCGGGTCGCACGACCAGATGACCGGATGGCCCTCCTTCTTCACCGCGCGGACCAGCGGGGCGAGGCCCGCCTCGACCTTGTCATGCCCGAAGCGGCTGATCAGCGTCATGCGGCCGGGAATGCGCGCGGGGTTGAGCGTGTCGAGCATCGCCAGCAGCGCATCGGTGCTGAGGCTGGGCCCGCACTTGATGCCGATGGGGTTGCCGATGCCGCGCAGGAACTCGACATGCGCCGAGCCCTCGAACCGGGTGCGGTCGCCGATCCACAGGAAATGGGCAGAGGTATCGTACCAGTCACCGGTCAGCGAATCGCGCCGGGTCATCGCCTCCTCGAACGGCAGCAGCAGCGCTTCGTGGCTGGTGAAGAAGCTGGTGCCCTGAAGCTGCGGCACGGTATCGGTGCTGATGCCGCAGGCGCGCATGAAGTCGAGCGCCTCGCTGATCCGGTCCGCCGTTTCGGCATAGCGCTCCGCCCACGGGCTGCGGCCCATGAAGTCGTGCATCCATTTCTGCACCTGCTGCAGGCTGGCATAGCCGCCGCTGGCAAAGGCACGCAGCAGGTTTAGCGTCGCCGCGCTCTGCGAATAGGCGCGGACCATGCGCTGGGGATCGGGCTCGCGCGTAGCCGCGTCGAATTCGATGCCGTTGATATTGTCGCCGAAATAGCTCGGCAGCTCGATATCGCCCTGGCGTTCGGTGGGTGCAGAGCGCGGCTTGGCGAACTGGCCCGCCATCCGGCCCAGCTTCACCACCGGGCGCTTCGAGGCGAAGGTCAGCACCACCGCCATCTGCAGCAGCACGCGGAAGGTATCGCGAATATTGTTCGGGTGGAACTCGGCAAAGCTTTCCGCGCAATCGCCGCCCTGCAGCAGGAACGCTTCTCCGGCAGCGACGCGTGCCAATTCCTTTTCCAGGCTGCGCGCTTCGCCGGCAAAGACCAGCGGCGGATAGTTTTTCAGCGTGGCTTCGGCCTCGGCCAGCGCAGCGGCATCGCGATACGCCGGGATATGCCGCGCCTCTTGGGTTCGCCAGCTATCGGGGGTCCACTTGCCTGCCACGTCATTCACTCCAAGAAAATCCACCCGGCAGGATAGGCCGGGCCGCGCCCCATAGCAATGTCGGGCGGGAAATGCAGCAGGCAAATGGCATTTATGGTCGCGCAGGGCCGCCAAGCCTTGCCTTTGATGTCGCAAAGACTCTAAGCGGTTTACCATGATCCCGCCCGATATCATTCCGTTCAGCGGCCGGTTTGAAGGCAAGACGCACTATTTTGCCCTGCGCGTCTATTTCGAGGACACCGATTTTTCCGGCATCGTCTATCACGCCAATTATCTGCGCTATCTGGAACGTGCCCGATCGGACATGCTGAGCTGCCTGGGGATAGACCAGCGCGGCACCTATGCGGCAGGCGAGGGCGTCTATGCCGTAGCCGATATGGCGCTGAAATTCGTGCGCCCGGCCAGGATGGACGATGCGCTGATCGTGATGAGCCAGATCACACGTTTGCGCGCGGCGGCGTGCATCATTCATCAACGAGTCATCCGACGCGGCCAATCTGTCGCCGATTCCTGCGAGACACTCTTGGAAGCTGACGTTACCGCCGCGTTTATCAACCCAGAGGGCCGTCCCATCCGCCAGCCGCGTGCCTGGGTGGACGCCTATAACCAGATCCTCGATCCCGACCAGAAAGACTGATCCCCACTATGATCGATACCATGGGCCTTACCCCCGATGCCGTCACGCTGTCGCCGCTCAAGCTGTTCATGGAGGCGGATCTCGTCGTCAAGGCGGTGATGATCGGCCTGGCGATGGCCAGCATCTGGACCTGGACGATCATCATCAGCTTCGGCCTCAAGATCGGCAAGATCGGGCGCGACAACACCGCGTTCGAGCAGGATTTCTGGAAGGCGGGCGATATCGACGCCTTTTACAAGTCGCGCGGGCATGAAAAGCTGCCGAGCGCGCGCGTGCTCGCCGCCGGTGTTGCCGAATGGCGGCGCACCACCAAGGGCCGGGTCACCGACCGCGACGGCGCGCGCCAGCGGCTTGCCACCGCGATGCAATCGAGCGTGGGGGCCGAGATCGACACCCTGTCCGACCGGCTGAACTTCCTCGCCACGGTCGGCTCGGTCGCGCCGTTCGTGGGTCTGTTCGGTACCGTCTGGGGGATCATGCGCAGCTTCACCGCGATCGCTGCAGAGCAGAACAGCTCGCTTGCGGTCGTCGCCCCTGGCATTGCCGAAGCGCTGTTCGCGACTGCCATCGGCCTGTTCGCGGCCATCCCGGCAGTGATCGCGTACAACCGCTTCTCGCACCGGCTGAACAAGCTCGAAGGCAAGCTCTTCCGCTTTTCTGACGCGTTCCACGGCGAGCTGAGCCGCGAACTCGAAAAGGACAGCTTCTGATGGGCATGCAGCTGGGGCCATCGGGCGGAGGCGGGCGGAGGGGCCGGTCGCGCGCGCCGATCGCGGAAATCAACGTCACCCCGTTTGTCGACGTGATGCTGGTGCTGCTGATCATCTTCATGGTGACCGCGCCGCTGCTGGTCGCGGGCGTGCCGATCGACCTGCCCGACAGCCGCGCCAACGCGCTGGAGCAGGAAAAGGAGCCGGTGCAGATCTCGCTCGATGCCGAGGGCCAGGCCTTTATCGATGACGCGCAGGTGAACATGGACGACCTTCCCGCGGCGCTGGAAGCGATCCGCAAGCAGCGCGGCGACGACAATGGCGATGCGCCGCAGGTGATGCTGCGCGCCGACCGCTCGCTCGATTACGGCAAGGTGGCGCTGGTGATGGGCGAGCTGAACCGCGCAGGCCTGAACCGCATATCGCTGGTCACTACCGGTTCATCCGACCGCCCATAACCGGTTGAAGACGAAAGGCTTACGAGCAAGAGAATGGAGAAAAGCGAGCGTCTTGGGCTTTCGGTGGCGGTGGTCGGCCATGTCGCGCTGTTCGCTGCGCTGTCGCTTGGCATTGCCAGCCGCAGCGAGCTGAAGATGCCGGTCAAGCCGATCGAGGTCCAGCTGACCGATGAGGTAGGGCTGGAATCGGAATCGCCCACACCCAATGTCGAAGCGGCAACCGCGACCGCGCCCGAGATCGCGCCCAAGGTCGAAAAGGCCGCGCCCGCCGCGACGAGCGAGCCCGAGCCTGCCCCGACGCCGCCGGTCAAGCGGCCCGAGCCGCCTGCGCCCAAGGCGATCGAGCGCCCCTCGCCGCCCAAGCCCAAAGCTGCCGAAAAGCCACGTCCCGCGCCGGTGCCCAAGCCCGCACGCAGCACGCCGCCGCCGCCCGCCAAGCCTCAGCCCAAGACGGCCGAAAAGCCCAGGCCCAAGGCCCCCGCCGACACCTCCGAGCGTCGTCGCCCGGATCGCCCCAAGGCGAGCCCGGCGGCCAAGCCGTCGACATCCTCGCCCGCCAAGGCCAGCCCCAACACCACCGCGCGCGCGCCGCGCATCGGCAAGGATTTTCTGGATGGCGTGACCGACAAGCCTTCTACCAGCCGCGCCCAGACCCCGCCCGCCGCAACCATCGGCCCTGCCGTCGTCGCATCGCTTCAGCGCGAGTTGCTCCGCCAGGTCAAACCGCACTGGGTGCCGCCCACCGGCGCCGATGCGGAACTTTTGCGCACCAAGGTCGTCGTCCGACTGGATGAGAGCGGCAATATCGTCGGCAGCCCTCAGGCGACCACTACCGGGGTCAATGCCAGCAACCGCGCACAGGAGGCGCTGCACAAGGAACGCGCGATTGCCGCTGTCCGCCGCGCCGCCCCGTTCAAGTTCCCCGCGCAATATTATGCGGAATGGCAGACCATCGAGCCAACCTTCTATCTGGGATTGTAAGACATGCGGAAGACAACGCTTTCCAAAATCGCCCTGATCGCCGCCGCTGGCTGGGTGTTGACCACCCCCGCGCACGCCCAGCTGGCGGTGGATGTGGACAATGCCGGCAGCGCGGACCTGATCATCGCGGTCCCTGCGCTGCCCACCCCGCAGAGCGAATCCACGCTGGCGGGCACCACCGAGGATCTGGGCAACCGCATCAGCGATGTGATCGCCTCCGACCTCGACCGCTCAGGCCTGTTCAAGCCGATCGGCCGCAACGCGGTAAAGCGCATCACCGTCGACGAGGTTACCGCGCCGACCTTCCCCTATTGGCAGGGTCGCAGTGCCGCAGCGCTCATCCAGGGCTTTGTCCGCTCCAATGGCGACGGCAAGATCACCGTGGGCTGCTATCTCTACGATGTCGCGCTGGGCAGCGAGCTGACGCGCCAGGGCTTTGTCGTCGAACCGGCAGACTGGCGCCGCGCCGCGCACAAATGCGCCGACAGCATCTATTCGCGCCTGTCGGGCGAAAGCCCGTTCTTCGACAGCCGTATCGCCTACATTGCCGAGACCGGACCCAAGGGCAACCGCACCAAGCGGCTGGCAATCATGGATTCGGATGGCGCCAACCACCGCTTCATCACCAACGGCCAGTCGACCGCCCTCACCCCGCGCTTTTCGCCCGACTACAAGCAGATCGCGTATCTGAGCTATGTCGACGGCAACCCGCGCATCTATGTCTATGATGTCGGCACCGGGCGGCAGCGGCTGGTGACGCAGAGCCGCAACCCCACCTTCGCGCCGCGCTGGTCGCCCGATGGCAAGTATCTGCTCTATTCGATGGCGATCGGCGGCAATACCGACATCTACAAGATCCCCGCCGAGGGTGGCACCCCGGTCCGGCTGACCGACGGCCCCGGCATCGATGTCGGCGGCAGCTTCTCCCCCGATGGCAGCCAGATCGTGTTCGAAAGCGATCGCAGCGGCGGCCAGCAGCTCTATGTGATGAACGCCGATGGCTCGAACCAGCGCCGCATCAGCTTTGGCGGCGGCCGCTATGCGACGCCCGAATGGAGCCCGCGCGGCGATCTGATCGCGTTCACCAAGATGCAGGGCAATTTCCGCGTCGGCGTGATGAGCCCATCGGGCGGCGGCGAGCGGCTGCTGACCAACAGCTGGCAGGACGAGGCCCCGACCTGGGCGCCCAATGGCCGCGTCATCCAGTTCTTCCGCACCGGGCGCGGCGCGGTCAGCTCGACCGTGTGGCAGGTGGACCTTACCGGCGCGAACGAACGCCGCCTGCCGACCCCGGTCGATGGATCCGACCCCGCCTGGGGTCCGATTCTGCCGTGATGGAGCCTTTTGCTGCGCTCAAGGGTTTACCCTGTCGATGAATGGAGTCAGACTTCCTTCAGGTTAACATTGGTTATGTTTCATTGCGGGGCGTTGACGGCACGATGCCAGAAATCCCGCACTTCCCCCACGGGGCCTAGTCTGTGTCGTCTGTATGGCCCCAACAACAAGAAGGAGACGCTCGATGAGAACTGTCCGCAACACGCTTGTCCTGGCCACGGCCGTCATCGCATTGGGCGCCTGCGCCAAAAAGGCCCCGCCCGAGCTGCCGCCCGCGCCGGGTCCGGCGGTCGACAATTCGACCGGACAGGACAATTCGGGCGTCGGCAATGTCGCCGTACCCGGCAGCCAGGCCGATTTCCTCGCCAAGGTCCGCTCCGACCGCATCCTGTTCGATCTGGATCGCTATAATGTCGATGCCGACGACCAGATCACGCTGCAGAGCCAGGCGCAGTGGCTGTCGCAATATCCCAACAAGCAGGCGATCATCGAAGGCCATGCCGACGAACGCGGCACACGCGACTACAACCTGGCGCTGGGCGAGCGCCGCGCCAATGCCGCGAAGAATTATCTCGTCTCGCTCGGCGTCAGCGAACAGCGCCTGCGCGTCGTCAGCTATGGCAAGGAACGCCCCGCTGCCATGGGATCGGACGAAGCCAGCTGGGCCCAGAACCGCCGCGCGGTGACCGTGACCATCGACTGATCGGCGACATCATCGCCTGAAACACAAAAGGCCAGCCGTGCAGTACGGCTGGCCTTTTTCGTGTTTATCTGCAGCAGGGCTTATTCGCCCGCGGCCAAATCCAGTCCACGCTTGCCATGTTCGGGCGTGTCGTGCGGTGCGGGGGGCAGGTCCATTTCCGCGGGCTCCTCCACCTCCAGCATGCCTTCCCATTTGGTGATGACGCTGGTGGCGACGGCGTTGCCGACGACATTGGTGGCGGTGCGGCCCATGTCGAGGAACTGGTCGATGGCCAGGATGATCGCCACGCCCTCCACCGGCAGGCCGAACTGCGCCAATGTACCGGTGATGACCACCAGGCTGGCGCGCGGTACCGCAGCGATGCCCTTGGAGCTGACCATCAGCGTCAGCAGGATGAGGATCTGCGTGCTGATCGACAGATCGATGCCATAAGCCTGCGCGATGAACAGCGTGGCAAAGCTCATGTACATCATCGACCCGTCAAGGTTGAAGCTGTAGCCCAAGGGCAGCATGAAGCCCGAAATGCGGCGCGGCACGCCGAAGCGGTCGAGCTGTTCGAACATCTTGGGCAGCGCGGCCTCGGACGAGGCGGTCGAGAAGGCGATCAGCAGCGGCTCACGGATATAGCGGATGAGCTGCCAGATCTTCCCGCGCAGGAATATCCAGCCCATGGTGAGCAGGATGATCCACAGCAGCACCAGCGAGGCGTAGAATTCGACCA harbors:
- a CDS encoding CHASE2 domain-containing protein, producing MKSEPGGSAGLRRRFRIEWAWVTALASAIIVATVLGGWTRPADDLLYDAAMRLAPADADSSLLIVAIDEPSLEALGRWPWPRRLHAELLDRLAEARPRSITLDLLLTEPAADDPALAAAMRAAPVGLPAQFLIPGRDGRAFERIDPVPALARAARIGHANTLIDSDGTVRSAASCFNPAPGIAPLQHLMRIQGTPGSGNGCAPQRLRFAPPESFATISYVSVLRGEVPPALIAGRRVLIGMTAQGLGDRYPVPVSDGGNMPGVEINANIANAQLQDAWVHSPSLPVRLAAALAPAWLLMIAFWRIRPRAGSLLALALMLATLAISTAALAAHWWIAPGPALLGLALVYPLWGWRRLQATSDYMGGELARLEQEEALPLTRQDPIDTDHVTRQARQLARAIAQLRDLKRLVGDALAGLPDPALVSDLAGRIVLTNGAARSAFGDELEGVDAAALLADIGLPMARQTIAAYLASPAQGHIEFEARDGRAFVLRRAAIISADGQPQGQIDYLTDITAIALARRERERMLQLLSHDMRAPQAAILALLAQDDAGIDRARIARHARQTLTLADSFVDLARMQERGFDPEPVIAADLASEAADSLWPIAQQRGVQITVIDESDCAFVAAERESLFRAFVNLIDNAVKYSPDQGEVKVRIDCAADQVRLSVRDHGKGIDPAILPRLFERFASDGAGDMVKGIGLGLNYVAAVVQRHGGTITAQPANGGGAEFIITLPLDASA
- a CDS encoding M20/M25/M40 family metallo-hydrolase: MTIRRFIAALALSASLTAPGLAQDASAAKTALAADYDRIVKELITITEIPAPPFGEQARAQYFQQQFKALGLAEVTIDAEGNVTGIRRGTVAAGGPLVAITAHLDTVFPKGTDVKVRREGNTLNAPGVGDDTVGLTGLLAWIRAMNAAKVQTRNDILFVATVGEEGPGDLRGVRHLFTKNAYKDRIAAFVSVDGSDPSRIVNQAVGSKRYNIAFTGPGGHSYGAFGIVNPMVAMADTVRRLYETDVPGNPRTSYAASVVSGGTSVNSIPDRIELQVDMRSPDPQALDRLEQRFLTIVDEAVAAENYARSTNVGMIAAEKTRIGDRPAGSTADTHPLVVTSRRVLADHGFETQLQASSTDANIPMSMGIPAITIGSGGGGGRAHSVDEYVNVERNAFVNGLSSGLALVVAIANLEWPAK
- a CDS encoding 3-deoxy-7-phosphoheptulonate synthase class II encodes the protein MAGKWTPDSWRTQEARHIPAYRDAAALAEAEATLKNYPPLVFAGEARSLEKELARVAAGEAFLLQGGDCAESFAEFHPNNIRDTFRVLLQMAVVLTFASKRPVVKLGRMAGQFAKPRSAPTERQGDIELPSYFGDNINGIEFDAATREPDPQRMVRAYSQSAATLNLLRAFASGGYASLQQVQKWMHDFMGRSPWAERYAETADRISEALDFMRACGISTDTVPQLQGTSFFTSHEALLLPFEEAMTRRDSLTGDWYDTSAHFLWIGDRTRFEGSAHVEFLRGIGNPIGIKCGPSLSTDALLAMLDTLNPARIPGRMTLISRFGHDKVEAGLAPLVRAVKKEGHPVIWSCDPMHGNVVKSDSGFKTRPFERIMAELRGFFAVHRAEGTHAGGIHIEMTGQNVTECTGGAIAITDEALGDRYHTHCDPRLNAAQSLEVAFEVAEMLNAEVSASARKAA
- a CDS encoding YbgC/FadM family acyl-CoA thioesterase; the encoded protein is MIPPDIIPFSGRFEGKTHYFALRVYFEDTDFSGIVYHANYLRYLERARSDMLSCLGIDQRGTYAAGEGVYAVADMALKFVRPARMDDALIVMSQITRLRAAACIIHQRVIRRGQSVADSCETLLEADVTAAFINPEGRPIRQPRAWVDAYNQILDPDQKD
- the tolQ gene encoding protein TolQ — encoded protein: MIDTMGLTPDAVTLSPLKLFMEADLVVKAVMIGLAMASIWTWTIIISFGLKIGKIGRDNTAFEQDFWKAGDIDAFYKSRGHEKLPSARVLAAGVAEWRRTTKGRVTDRDGARQRLATAMQSSVGAEIDTLSDRLNFLATVGSVAPFVGLFGTVWGIMRSFTAIAAEQNSSLAVVAPGIAEALFATAIGLFAAIPAVIAYNRFSHRLNKLEGKLFRFSDAFHGELSRELEKDSF
- a CDS encoding ExbD/TolR family protein, yielding MGMQLGPSGGGGRRGRSRAPIAEINVTPFVDVMLVLLIIFMVTAPLLVAGVPIDLPDSRANALEQEKEPVQISLDAEGQAFIDDAQVNMDDLPAALEAIRKQRGDDNGDAPQVMLRADRSLDYGKVALVMGELNRAGLNRISLVTTGSSDRP
- a CDS encoding cell envelope biogenesis protein TolA is translated as MEKSERLGLSVAVVGHVALFAALSLGIASRSELKMPVKPIEVQLTDEVGLESESPTPNVEAATATAPEIAPKVEKAAPAATSEPEPAPTPPVKRPEPPAPKAIERPSPPKPKAAEKPRPAPVPKPARSTPPPPAKPQPKTAEKPRPKAPADTSERRRPDRPKASPAAKPSTSSPAKASPNTTARAPRIGKDFLDGVTDKPSTSRAQTPPAATIGPAVVASLQRELLRQVKPHWVPPTGADAELLRTKVVVRLDESGNIVGSPQATTTGVNASNRAQEALHKERAIAAVRRAAPFKFPAQYYAEWQTIEPTFYLGL
- the tolB gene encoding Tol-Pal system beta propeller repeat protein TolB: MRKTTLSKIALIAAAGWVLTTPAHAQLAVDVDNAGSADLIIAVPALPTPQSESTLAGTTEDLGNRISDVIASDLDRSGLFKPIGRNAVKRITVDEVTAPTFPYWQGRSAAALIQGFVRSNGDGKITVGCYLYDVALGSELTRQGFVVEPADWRRAAHKCADSIYSRLSGESPFFDSRIAYIAETGPKGNRTKRLAIMDSDGANHRFITNGQSTALTPRFSPDYKQIAYLSYVDGNPRIYVYDVGTGRQRLVTQSRNPTFAPRWSPDGKYLLYSMAIGGNTDIYKIPAEGGTPVRLTDGPGIDVGGSFSPDGSQIVFESDRSGGQQLYVMNADGSNQRRISFGGGRYATPEWSPRGDLIAFTKMQGNFRVGVMSPSGGGERLLTNSWQDEAPTWAPNGRVIQFFRTGRGAVSSTVWQVDLTGANERRLPTPVDGSDPAWGPILP
- the pal gene encoding peptidoglycan-associated lipoprotein Pal, producing MRTVRNTLVLATAVIALGACAKKAPPELPPAPGPAVDNSTGQDNSGVGNVAVPGSQADFLAKVRSDRILFDLDRYNVDADDQITLQSQAQWLSQYPNKQAIIEGHADERGTRDYNLALGERRANAAKNYLVSLGVSEQRLRVVSYGKERPAAMGSDEASWAQNRRAVTVTID